GCGGCACGACGCTCTCGTAGGCTGGCGCGAACACCACACCCTGCGTCTTGAGGCTTTGCACTCGGAACAAATATGCTGCGCCGCTCATCAACTGCTGCGCGACATCCGCGACATGCCGGTTGGCCGGGTCCTGCAGGTAGGTGCCTTTTGCCCAGGCGTTGAACGAACCCATCGACGGCCCGCACCAGATCTGATAATCCAGTTCGCGGCCCTTTTCACCGGTGTTCGACCAGCGCGAGGACAGGCCCAGATACCAGCGGAAGATCAGCGCCATCTTGCGCTTCGGGCTGTTCTCGGCGCGCTGTATCTGTTCCGGGTCGCGTTCGTTGAAGTAGGCGACTGTGTCGCGCCAGATATCGTCCATTGGCCGCTTCAACACGGTCTTTTCCAGCTTTTCGCGCTCGTCCGCCGGAATCTCGTCGATCGACTCGTACTCGCGGTACAACTCATATAGGCGCTGCGCGCGCATCGGGAACATGGTCCCGCGCTTCAGAAGCTGCACTTTGACGCCCATCTCAAACATATCGGCGGCCGGGGCCATCATCACGTCCGCCATGTCAGCTTCCGCAAGGATGCGCTTGGTATGAGGCGAAGCGCCGGCCTCGGTGCAGGACTGGTTGATCGAGCCGGTCACGACATAGGCGGCGCCCATCATAAATGCCGCGAGCACTGCCGAAGGTGTGCCGATGCCGCCTGCTGCCCCTACCCGTACCGGACGGCTAAAATTGTGTTTGGCCTGCAGTTCATCGCGCAGGCTGAGGATCGAGGGCAGGATCACCACCAGCGGCCGGTTATCAGTGTGGCCGCCCGAATCTGCCTCGACGGTCACGTCGTCGGCCATCGGCACGCGCCGGGCCAATTCGGCTTGCTGCGCCGTGATCAGACCCTGTGCCACCAGCGGGCTCAACAGGCGTTCCGGCGCGGGTTCCATGAATTTTTGCGCCACTTCGCGCCGCGAGACCTTGGCGATGATCCGGTTGCCGATCGCCAGCGCGCCCTGCGAGTCCAGCGACAGTCCCGCCGCGCGGTAGCGGACGACGCTTGGCGTGAGATCGAGAAAAGCCGAGGCCTCGACCACCTTGACGCCGTACTGCAGGAACAACTCGACGGCGCGGCGCTCCATGGCTTCTTCGCTCGGACTGTGGATCAGGTTGAAGGCATACGGCGCTGTGGGCAGGGCGGCCTGGACGCGCTGGATGGCGGCTTCCAGCCGGGGACCGACCACGCCTGCCGCGCCGAAACTGCTTAACAGCCCGGCATTGCCCATCGCCGTCACCAGCTCCTCCGAGGCGATCGCGTTGGCCATCGCGCCCGCGGCATAGGCCAGCCGCACGTTATAGTCCGCGCGGAAGCTGGCGTCGCCCAAAGAGTCCGGCCCGATCGGAAACGAGGAAGCAGCCAGCGGCGTTTCGCCGAGCGCGTGCTCGACACCGGCGTTGGTCGCTCCAACCCGCCCGTCGACGCTGACGATAAACACCGGCGCGTCGAGCCGTTTGAGGCAGGCCAGTATGCCCGCTTCATCATAGCGGACGGTCGAGATGTCGCCGTGCCAGCGGCGTTCACTGGTGCCGGCCCCGCGTGTTTGGATGCTGTTCACTGTCATCGCCGCCTTCTCTCGTTCCTGCACAAGCACGCCTGCTTCGCCACTTCCTGTGCGCCAATCTGCGCGCCGCGCACGCTCCACCACGTATGACGCTGCTGCACTATTCTATGCGCACTGCGACATTCTTGAACTCGTAAATCCGCAGCGCGCCCTTCCACAAGCTGGCGTCGGCCAGGACGCTGATCCCGCTGCCGCTCCGCTCCACTTTCGTGACATGGACTTCAACATCGACCGAATTACTGTCGCTCAGGACCTGGCCGCGGTATTTCCAGACCATTGTCGCGCCGTCGACGTTCCTGAAGCCCGGCGTCCTCAGTTCCGCGCCGAGTCCCGACTGGATGGCCCACGCTTGAATCGCCTGGGTGATGGTTTCCAGCCCCAGCGAACCCGGCATCACCGGATCGTCGTGGAAATGGCACTTGAAGTACCAGTCGGACGGATGGACGTTGGCCGTGCCATAGACGTAGCCCAGCCCGTTCTTGCCGCCGTTCACGTCGACCAGTGCGCCGTTCAGGAAGGCCAGCTGACCGGCCGGCAGCGCGAACGGGAGGGGGCTGGCCGCTGCGCCGCGATTACCGGCAATCTGGAGCAGCGCCGCGGAGGGATTGGCCTCGTGCCACTTCTG
This DNA window, taken from Candidatus Flexicrinis proximus, encodes the following:
- a CDS encoding PfaD family polyunsaturated fatty acid/polyketide biosynthesis protein, coding for MTVNSIQTRGAGTSERRWHGDISTVRYDEAGILACLKRLDAPVFIVSVDGRVGATNAGVEHALGETPLAASSFPIGPDSLGDASFRADYNVRLAYAAGAMANAIASEELVTAMGNAGLLSSFGAAGVVGPRLEAAIQRVQAALPTAPYAFNLIHSPSEEAMERRAVELFLQYGVKVVEASAFLDLTPSVVRYRAAGLSLDSQGALAIGNRIIAKVSRREVAQKFMEPAPERLLSPLVAQGLITAQQAELARRVPMADDVTVEADSGGHTDNRPLVVILPSILSLRDELQAKHNFSRPVRVGAAGGIGTPSAVLAAFMMGAAYVVTGSINQSCTEAGASPHTKRILAEADMADVMMAPAADMFEMGVKVQLLKRGTMFPMRAQRLYELYREYESIDEIPADEREKLEKTVLKRPMDDIWRDTVAYFNERDPEQIQRAENSPKRKMALIFRWYLGLSSRWSNTGEKGRELDYQIWCGPSMGSFNAWAKGTYLQDPANRHVADVAQQLMSGAAYLFRVQSLKTQGVVFAPAYESVVPQPHG